The DNA sequence CTGTGCGCCACCGGCTTGGTGAAAGCCACCGCCCTGAAAGGTCCGCTGTCGCTGGACGTTCAGGAGCAGGTGATGGATCCGGTAAAAGCGGGCCTGGAGCTGATCAAGAAAGACCAACTGGAGAAGGCCATTGAGGCATTCTCCGACATCCTGCAGAAGGATCCTGATTCGCCGCTGGCCCATCTCTATCTGGCCGAGGCCTATTTCAAGACCGAATCCTTCGACGAGGCCATCATGGAATACAAGCTGGCCAGTCAGGGGCGGGACGACAATCCGGAGATCAATTACTGCCTGGGATTTGCCTATGCCAAGATCGGGCGGCTGGAGCTGGCGGTGGAGAGATGGGAGAGGTTTCTGTCATTTTCGCATGAGGATAAAAGGGCCGGGAAGATCCGGGAGCTGGTGGACCTGGCGGTGAAATGGGCCGAGGGCCTGGAGGAGAAAGCCGCTATCGCCGACGGACGGCAGACCATGGCCGGCTTCGATAAACCGGCGGAGCCCGCCCCGGAACTGAGCCCCGAGGTGAAAGCCTGGCTGGAGAGGATGAAAAAACTGAAGGAAAGAAGGTTGCCGATAGCCGGGGAATAGGCATTGCTATCGGTAATGGTAAAATTGAAGATCCGTAAAAATAATATAAAAGGGGTAAGAACATGGATGCTTTGATAAAGTTGATAGGCGGCAATATCAAAAAAATACGCAAGGCCCAGGGGCTCACCCAGGAGAAATTGGGGAAGAAGGCCGGTTACGATTACCGCTATATCGGTTTTTTGGAGCAATCCCGGGTGAATCCCACCGTAAGGACCTTGGAGAAAGTGGCTGCCGCGCTCAATTTTTCGTTGCGCGATCTGTTTCCTAAAAATTCGGAGATGGAAAGCGGTAAAAAGGGCGCACCGCCCAAGGCCACCGAGCGGGAAATAATAATGGCTCACATAATGAAGGATTTGAACAAAGCGGATGAAAAAACGCTTGGGAGCATCAACCGGATAATAAAGATCACTGTGAGTAAGAAAAAGTAAAGTGCTTTTAAGCGGAGATTTTTATGAAGCTTGATATCATTTGGGAAAAACCAGTTTACTTAAGGCATGTTACAAACGAAAGTTTGATATATACGCTTAATTTAGATAAATTGCCGGATAAGCCGGGCATTTATATATTTGCCCGACATTGGGGCAAGTCATATGAGGCCTTATACGTCGGTAAAACAAATAATTTACAAGGTCGTATCCATGGGCATCTGAATAATTTAAAATTGATGAGGCATCTTGAAAATGCAAAAAACGGCAAGCGAGTTATAATAATTGGTCAACCGAATTTGCGCCCGGGACAGAAATTGAAAAATGTATTGATTACGCTTGAACGTGCGTTTATCCGTCACTTTTTAGCAGAGGGCCACGACTTAGTAAACCAACAAGGTGTAAGGATAAGAAGGCACGAAATAAATTCTGAAGGTGTAATTAGAAAATCTTTTATACCAACGATGATGTATTTGGAAAAAGGCAAAGGTGAATAATCAAAGAAAGTTTTTAAATAACGCTTTACCATTAAACAGGGACATCTTGTAAAATAATTGTTGTAAGATTTAATGAGCATGAAAAAATATACGGTGAAATATGTCATCAGATATGTCTTCGGACAGCGTTAAAAATTTCTCGGATCAGGTGGTCGACGATCCCTCGTCGCTGCTGTTCGGCTCCCTGGCCGATTTCTATCGCGAGAACGGCCTGTATCAGGAGGCCATCAACATCTGCCTGACCGGACTGGAATCGCATCCCGATAATATCGAGGGCCGGTTGGTGCTGGCCCAGTGCTACAAGGGGATAAACGATACCGAGAAGGCCCGGACCGAGCTGACCAAGATCCTTTCGGTCCGGCCGGAGAATTCCCTGGCCAAAAAGGTTCTGGCAGAGCTGGACAAACCCGGCGAATCCGAACCCCCGGAGACCGCGGTTACCCGGACGGAGGAAGCCCCGATCCCACCCGAAAAGATCGAGATAGAAATTCCCGTGATAGAGGAGCCGAGGGCTCCGGAAAACATTTCGGAAGCGGCCAACCCTGCGGAGCCGGCCCTGGCCGATCCGGCCGATTTTCACAAGGGAGCCCAGGCTATGATGGCCCTGGCCGCCGAGGCGACCGAAAAACCCAAGATGGAATTCGTGCCGCCGGAACCTGCTGTCGAGATCGGTCCTGAAGAGACTTCGGTTGAGGCGGCTCCGGATAAAACTGCTAAGCCGCCGGCTGAGGCCGATCCCAAAACCATGAACGCTTACGGGCGGATCCTCAACGAGATAATCCAGACCCCCCAGGTCTTTGCCAGCCTGCTGGTGGACGAGTCCGGCTATCCGGTGGCCAGCGCCTTCGCTCCGCAGTCCGCCGGGGTCGACGAGGAATCCTCAGGGGCCCTGTCATCGCTGGTGTTCTCCACCGCCACACAGGTCATGCAGAAGGTAAAACTGGGCGAGCTGGAACGGGTGGTGATAGACACCAGGAACGAAAAGATATTCCTCAACCGGGTGGGCGGACAGGTGCTGATGGTGACCGCCGAGAGCTCGGCCAAGACCGGCTTGGTGGCGGTGAATGTCAAGCGGGCCATCGAGCGGATAAAGAATTTATAAGGAGAGACCCCTGAAAAAACGATTATGGGGTCAGTGCACAGTATTAAGCATTATGCTTAGTATACCTTTTACGGCCTTTGGGCAAAAGGTAAACACACTAAGCAATGGGCAATTGTTATGTCAGCAGTATGCCCAAGCCGATACAACACGGGCCAGCGTGGATGATACAAGTATTGTTTTAAATAAAGAAAGTGCATGCTTCTTTAACAAAGGGGGTGTAAAAACTTCTTCTGTAATTAAAACCACAATCAGCAGTGCTTTATGGGGTACTTGCGGCTTATTGGTCGGCTATGGTATAGCATCAATACCATTCAGTTCAGGAGCGGCGGATGGTGGTATTAGTGGTTCTCCATCCTTAATGGGGATTTTAATTGGTGGCACTCCAGGGGCTATAGTCGGCATTAGTGCCGGTTCATATTTTTCTGGCAGGAAATACAGGAAAGGTAAATATATGACCGCTTTGGCAGGTACTATATTGCCTGCATTAACAGTAGCTGGTGTAACCGCATTATTTTCAGATAAAAATAAATATGATATGGATGCAACCTTGATTACTTTTGCACTGTCTCCCGTAACATCAACAGCTGCATATTATATTTTGTCAGAACCAAAAAATTGAAACAGACTTTGATCATAAAATGAAAAACATACTCAACCAGATAAACGATATCCCCGGGGTCAGGGGCAGCCTGGTGATAGACAAGGAGGGGCTGGTGATAGCCTCCAACATCATGTCCGGCCTGGAGGAGCGGACCATCAGCGCCATGGTGGCCTCCATCTTCAACCAGGTGGTCAAATCGCTGGCCCAGGGCAAGGAAGAGCAGATCTACGGGGTGCAGCTCCTGGCCAGCGAGGGCAATATCATCTTCCTGTGCGCCCAGCACTGCATCCTGATCGTGATCACCGAGGCCGGGGCCAATATCGGCCTGGTGTCCATAAAAATGAAAGCCAGCCTGGAACACTTGATGGATATGCTATGACCAACATTCAGTACGTCCTGTCGGAGGAGATCAACCAAGCGGTGGAGGTCTCCATGGGCCGCTACATCAAGGACAGCCGGGCCAGCTGCGCCCTGTTGCTGTCCAAGAGCGGCCATCTGATAAGCCTGGCCGGGTTCACCTCCAATTTTAACGTCCAGTCCATCGCCGCCCTGATCGGCGGGATCTTCACCTCCACCCAGGCCCTGGCCAAAATAGTGGCCGAGGAAAAGTTCAAGGTAATGTTCCAGGAGGGCAAGACCTGGAACGTGTATTTCTGCCTGATAGCCGACCAGTTCATCCTGGCCACCATATTCGATAAATCCACCGTGGTGGGCATGATCCGGCACGCCGCCGGCGAGGCCGAGCGGGAGCTGTCCCCGGTGCTGGCCAGGGCCGTCGTGTCCGATACCGACCAGGCGGCCAGGGATCTTTCGGAAAATATGGGGAGGGAGCCTTCAGCCGCCCCGGGCGAGCCCGGTTCCCAGGAGGAGGCTCTGCCAGATTTCAACCAGGCGGTGGAGGATGCCCTATCCAAGCTGTTCTCATAGTCCGGGATTGCTAACCGCGGAGACGCGGAAAACGAAGAAACTAGGGGAACCAACCGCTCAAGGCGCCAAACCTGGGAAAACACCGGAAGAAACTTGTCCCGATCTTTACCGTGATCATCATTCTAAAATAAACAAGAAATATTATTCATCCTAAATGTCGTTAATAAACTATTCATCAAAAGAGATCACCTGTAAGATCGTCTATTACGGTCCGGGGCGCTGCGGTAAGACCACCAACCTGCAGTACATCTACAGCAAGATCCCGGACGTCAAGCGCAGTTCCATGGTCAGCCTGGCCACCGAGAAGGACCGGACATTGTTCTTCGACTTTCTGCCGCTGGAGCTGGGGGACATCGCCGGGTACAAGACCAGGGTCCAGCTGTACACCGTTCCCGGTCAGGTGTTCTACAATTCCACCCGGAAGCTGGTGCTGCAGGGGGCCGACGGGATAGTGTTCGTGGCCGACTCCCAGGTGGACCTGTGGCAGGAGAACATGGAAAGCCTGGCCAACCTGCGGGACAACCTGGGCATACTGGGAATGGACATCAATAAAGTGCCCATGGTCATGCAGTACAATAAAAGGGATATGCCCAACATAGTTCCGGTGCCCGAAATGGACCACGCCCTGAACTTAAGGAAGGTTCCCCATTACGAAGCGGTGGCCACCACCGGCGCCGGGGTGTTTGACACCCTCAAGGCCGTCTCCGCCCTGGTGCTGCAGTCGCTCAGCGCCAAATACCGAAGATAAATAAGGAAACCGAATGACCGAAGGGACGCCCCACATATTAAAGAGCGTTTATCAGTTCGATAATTTCATTACCGGACCCAGCAACCGGCTGGCCTTTGCCGCCGCCCGCAAAGTGGCCGAGGATCCCGGCAACGTATATAATCCTCTGCTGATCTACGGCGGGGTGGGGCTGGGCAAGACCCATCTGATGCAGGCCATCGGCAATGCGGTGGCCCTGGCTCAACCAGACTGGAACCTGGTTTTCCTTAACGGCAGCCAAATGTCGCTGGAGGACCTGGTCGCTGCCGAGAAATCGGACCTGTTGCTTTTTGACGATCTTCATCTGGGGCTGGCGGACAGGAAGATGCAGATCCGCCTGCTTCCCCTGTTCGACCGGATGGTGGGCTCCGGCCGCCAGATAATCGCCACCACCGATATCACGCCCCAGAAGATAGAGAGCATTGATGAGAAACTTCTCTCCCGCCTGCTGGGCGGGCTGATCATCGGGCTGAAAGAAGTGGACGTCAACGAGAAGAGCCTGATCATCTCCCGCAAGAGTCGCGACCGGGGCGCAGTTCTGTCGGACGAGATCGCCCTGATCATAGCTTCCCGGGTTCCCTCCAACATCAGGGAGCTGGAGGGGGCCCTCAACAAGGTGCTGTTGTATGCCTCGTTGTCCGAAGGGCCGCTGACCAAGGCGGTGGTGGACGAGGCCCTGCCTCCACTGCAATCCCCTCCGGCCCAGGCGGAACCCGATTCCTTGGTTCTGCCCCAGCCGCCTGCCGGTGATAACCCGGTCGGCGAGTTCGGCGATTTCATATCCGGACTGGATCACAAGGTCACCGCCCTGATCGACGAGCAGCAGGGCGCCGACCAGCTGCGCCAGGGATACAAGGAGAGGCTGTTCATCTGGAAAATGAAGGGTTTCAATACCTTCAATATCGAGAAGATATTGGAGCAGGACATATCCATCGTTACCGAAGCTTACCAAGAGTATACCAGCAACATCGAGAAGCTGATCAATCTGCAGCAGGAATTCGGTCCGCTGTCGGCAAAAGCCACCCCGGAGCAGATGGAGAAGATCGAAAACCTGATGTTCGATCCCGACAAGGCCGACGATCTGGAGATGGCGATAAGATCGCTGTCCCAGAAATTAAGCTCCCCAACGACTGCTCCGGAGGCTGCTCCATCCGCTAAAAAACCGGAGCCGCGCCCCGAAGCCGTCCTGCCCCAGCCTCTGCCGGCTTTGCCGGCCGGGGAGAAGCCGGCCCTTACCAAGGTCGCCTCTCTCAGCCAGGAGGATGAAGGCGAGAAGGGAAAGGCGGAGCCGGTCCCGGCCCATCTGGGGATCATTGAAGAGACCTGGCCGTTCCTGGTGGAGCGGCTGATGGAAGATATTTAGCAAATGAATACTGCAATCTATACAAAGCGTCGTAAGCTATGGCGATAAAAGGATCATTCAAAGAAGTAAGCCTGCCCGACGTCCTGCAGCTACTGGCGGTGGGGCGCAAGACCGGCTGCCTGAAAGTCACCGACGGCAGCAATTTTGGCAGCGTCTTTTTCAATGAGGGCAAGATCTGTTTTGCCAACCTGCTGAACCGGCCGGACCGTCTGGGCGACAGGCTTTTTTCCCGGGGCCTGATAACCTCCCGGAACCTGCAAGATGCTTTGGATCTGCAGCAGCAGGAGGGCGGAACCCGGCGGCTGGGCGGTATTCTGCTGGAGATGGGCCTGATCAAACAGCCGGACATCGAGGCCGACATCTCGGGCCAGATCGAGGACACCATCTTCTACCTGCTGCGGTGGATTGACGGGGAGTTTTTCTTCGAGCCGGATTCCCTGCCCGAGGGGGAGACTATCCTGGTCTCCCTGGACGCCATAAACCTGCTGCTGGAGGAGGCTAGGCGGGTCGACGAATGGCGGACCCTGGAGAAGAAACTGCCCACCCCCCAGACCGTGCTGGAGCGGGTGATGATGGACCTGGCCAAACAGGAGGAGCTGAATCTCAACAGCGAGGAGAAGCAGGTACTGTCGTTGATCGACGGATACCGCTCGCTGGCCGAGATCATGGAAACATCGGCCCTGGGCGAGTTCCTGACCTCCAAGATAGTCTACGGGCTTCTGCTGGCCGGTCTGGCCAAGCGGGGATCCGAGAAAAGCAAGCAGGCCGCCTCCTGGAATCTTAATATCATCGACGACCACGGCAACCTGGGAATGGCCTTCTACCGTACCCAGATGTACGACGAGGCCACCAGGGAATACCGCCGGATCATCGAGATCAGGCCGGACCATTACGAGGCCCGGTTCTACCTGGGGCTGATCCATTTCCGGAAAGCGGAGTACGCCGAAGCGGCCACCGAATTCCTGGAGGCCATAGCGGTGGAGCCTAAAAAAGCTGCGGCCTATAACAACCTGGGTTTGAGCCTGGAAATGATGGGTGAGCGGGAGGATGCCGCCAGGCAGTACCGCAAGGCCGTCGAGCTTTCGCCCGAGAAGGCGATGCCCCGGATCAACCTGGCCTGCCTGTTCTGCGGGGACGATGAAAACGATTCCGCCCAGGAACAGCTGAACCGGATCGATCCGGCAACCGACAAGCCCCTGTTGGCAACTTTCCTGGCGGGGTTGATAGCCCTGAGGAACCACGACCCCGAACAGGCGTACAAGCTGTGGAGTTCCATAGAAAACAGCAATAAACCCAATCACGTCCTGCAGAACAATCTGGGCGCCCTGATGCAGGCCAAGGGGCAGGACGAGGAGGCCGAGAGGTACTACAACGCGGCGCTTAAGGCCCGGTCCGATGACCGGAAGATACTGCGCAATCTGCTGGAGCTGTATTATAAGAACGGCATGATAGCGCAATCCATCGAAACGCTCAGCCGGATGGCCGAGCTTGACATGTTGGATCCCCAGGATATGGCCCGGCTGGGAAACCTTTATCTTAAACAGGGCCAGAAGGACCTGGCGGGGAAATGGTGGAGGAAGACCCTGGAGGCGGATCCCGATAACCAGATGGTAAAGCGAAACCTGGCCCTGATGGATAAGAATGCTTTCGCCAAGTAATATAACCGATCCGGAGCTGCTGGCTCTGGCCAATAAAATACTGGCCGACAGCGGGTTCGATATCCGGCAGTACAAGGAACGGCCTCTCAAAAGAAGGCTGGCGGTCAGGATGAGGTCCTGCCAGGTGAGCAGCTATGAGGAATATCAGCAGAAACTGAAGGATGATCCCGGCGAATACACCAAACTGCTGGATACCCTGACCATCAACGTAACCAAATTCTATCGCAATGCCGAGACCTATCTGACGGTCTTTGACAGGGTCCTGCCGATAATCCTGGAGGAGAGCAAAAATTGCCCGGTCCAGATATGGAGCGCGGGATGTTCCTCCGGCGAGGAGCCCTATTCGCTGGCCATCATGTGGCGCGAATTCTCCCAGGCCCGGGGGCTGGTAAAGGATTGTAACATCTACGCCACGGACATCGACCTCCAGATACTGGGAAAGGCTAAGGCCGGGATCTATCCCCGATCCAGCATGGATGAGATCCCCCAGAATCTGATCGGAAAATATTTCGAGGCCCGGGACGACAAGTATCATATCTCCTCCCAGATAAAGGATATGGTGCAGTTTGAAAAACTGGATCTATTCTCCCGGTATCCCTACAGCGAGTTGGACCTGATATTCTGCCGCAACGTGCTGATATATTTTTCCCGGCAGACCCAGGAGGATATCTTCTATAAGTTCGCCAAGGCCCTCCGGGCCGACGGTTTTCTGGTGCTGGGCAAGGTGGAGAACATGTTCGGGCAGATGAAGGACACCTTCGTCTCGTTCGATATCAAGGAAAGAATATACCGGGCCGTAAAATAATTTTCTTACTTACTAATAGGTGCGGATAATAGTAGACATATCATTATCAGCGATAAATGTTTGATAGAGTGTTTGTGTCATTCCCGCCCCGCATCATGTGCGGGATAAACTCCGGCGGGAATCCATAGGTAACCTCTGGATACCTGCTTTCGCAGGTATGACATCATGAACCAATGTAATACGTTAGTTAAAAGAAATGTTCACTAATATGTGCTCCGAGTAATATGAAAAGGGGTGAAGTTTGTCCGACCAGCTGATAGTAAAAATCGCCGATTACAAGGTAGCCAAGAGCCCGGCGATAATAACCACTCACGGCCTGGGCTCCTGCCTGGCCATCACCATCTACGATCCCCAGATGAAGATAGGCGGCCTGGCCCATGTGATGCTTCCCGATCCCGATCTGGCCCGCAACCAGAGCAATCCGGCCAAGTTCGTTACCACCGCCCTCAAGGAGCTGATCCTGGCCCTGGAGGGGATGGGCTGCTCAAGGATACGAATGGTCAGCAAGCTGGTGGGCGGGGCCAATATGTTCTCCAAACTGCTCAACTCGGGGAAGACCAGCTACAGCAACATCGGGCAGAGGAATACCCTGCAGGCCAAGCAGGAGCTGAACAATTACGGGATCCCCATCGTGGCCGAGGACACCGGGGCCGACTACGGCCGGTCGGTGGAGTTTCTGACCTCATCGGGCACGGTGGTGGTGCATTCCTTCCGGGCCGGGCTAAAGGAGCTGTAAAAAATGAGAAGAGTAATATTTCTCATAAATCTGGTAACACTGACCTATGGCCTAAGCCCCGCCCAAACCACCTATAACCTTGAGATCATCTTCCAGCGGGGCACGCCGGACACCAGCGTATCATCTTGGGGCGCGGCCATAGCCGGACTGGGCGATGTTAACGGGGATGGCTATGATGACGCAGGCATTGTTGGTTACAGCAGCACATTGGGGGCAAGGGTGTATTTATTCGGCGGGAGTCCGGCATTTGATACTATCCCTGAATGGATAACCGGCGATGCGACGGCCGGACCCGGCACCGGTTTGGCTTTATGCGGCGGGGATATAAACGGCGACGGATGCAGCGACGTGATACTTGAGGCAGCCGGAAAAGTATATGTTTATTATGGAAAGGTAGGCTGGCCAAACACTGCTTACGATCTGCGCTTTTTAGGGCGGCTCTACGAAGGCGCTACCAGTCTTGCCACCGGCGACCTTAACGGGGACGACACCACCGACCTTATTGTAGGTGATTTTTGGAATATGTCAGGCAACGGTCATGTAAACATATACCTTGGCTCTGCGGTTTTTGATACCATACCGTGGTTAGTGATAAGGGGGAAGGATTTGGAACAATTTGGATCAAGCTTGGACGCAGGTGGCGATGTCAATGGCGACGGCATACAAGATCTATTAGTAGGCGCTGCAACAAACAATGTAGACAGCCGGGGGCGGATATATCTGTTTCATGGCGGCCCGGCAATGGATACCATCCCCGATTGGTGGAAAGATGGCGAAGGCTCACAGCAATATTGGGGGGAATTCGCCGGCAGTATAGCAAATGACACTAATGGGAATGGACGATTATGGTTTGGCAGCTACTACTATCCCGGTGGTTATTTATCAACGCTCCATAATGGGAAAGGGATACTTTTCTACGGAGGGTTGGGCATGGATACAATAGCCGATATGACGGTTGTGGGTGCGGATACATTTAGCGGGCTGGGCAGCATGTTCGCTTCAAGTAAAATAGATTCTGGGTTGAGGAGCGATTTAATTTGTGGCTCAAGCGAAATAGGGTGGGGAAAAGGATTGGCTTGGACAAGCAAGTTGATTCAGGATACAGTTGTCAGCGGATGGATGAAAGGCAGGTGGTACGGTGATAAACTTGGGGTAAAAGTTGTCAACGCCGGAGACGTGAACAATGACGGCAGGGAAGAAGTAATGTTTGGCAGCAATGCCGATACAAATAGGCTGGTGGTTATATGTAAATACACGGGGCCGGAGGGGGTTACCGGCGAGCCGGAATTCAAAATTCAGAATTCAGAATTCAAAATTTATCAGAACGCACCCAATCCATTCAGCCATCAAACGACTATCAAATATCAAATTGCAAAATCGGGTCAGGTAAATCTTTCGGTTTATAATATTACAGGGCAATTGGTGAAAACACTTATCAACGACAACTCTGTCCCTCTCCGCATCGGGGAGGGTAGGGAGGGGTCAATAACCTGGAACGGCAGGGATAACAACAACAATGCGGTTTCCAATGGAGTATATATCTACAGACTTCGCATAAACGACAAGAGTAAGATAAAGAAGATGACTTTGATCAGGTAAAATGGCTGTAAATCAAATAAATAAAGAAAGGACCCAAACAATGAAAAAGCTGACAATAATATTGGGGTTGTTATTTCTTGTAGGCACAGCATTAGCCGAGCCCATCTGGGTGAAGGATGGAACCAATTTCGGGGGCACATTCCGGGATGTCCATATGCTTGACGACAGCACCGGCTGGGCGGTGGGCGATGCGGGCAAGGTATACCAAAGAAGCGGCAAACTGTATCCCACCTCTACCGAGCAGGTATGGTTTACAAAGACTATACCAGCGTTGGATCCACAGGTAAATTGGGACTTTAAGGGGGTGTGCTTTGCCAATGCCGATAACGGCTGGATAGTGGGGTATAAGAATGGAGACCCGGGGAAATACAAGGGTGTTATTTTAAGAACTACAGATGGTGGCGGTAGCTGGTCAAAAACCACATCCGACTCAATACAAGGTTTGCGATATACCCCCAATGCCCTGACGCCGTTTTTGAAGGTGAAGGTTAATCTGTATGGAAGTGATTATCTTGGGTACATCAGTTGCGGTAATGGGTATATTCTTAAATGGAATCCAATAACAGAACAATGGGCGCCCACGCGTCCTTCAACAGGCACCTCCGATTCGCTTACCATATGGTATAACAGCCTGTGGATGAACGAATCGGACCCTAATTCACTCTGGGTTGCCGGCGACCAGAGCTGTTCGTTCTTACAGTCCGGCGACGGGGGCGCAAGTTGGTCTGATCGTAATTCCGGGGTTTTCAGCCAAAGCTACGACTGGCCGCCTAGCACCAACACTCCGCTGGGGACTACGGTGGCAAACCTGTCAATGGCCGGTAGCGGTGGCGGCATCTATACCGGCATGGGTGGTGGCCTGGCCGGTTATTATAGCGGGGTGTGGAGTTTATTGCCGCCTTTGGGCGAAGACAACTGGAACTATGGCATGACAGTAGGGCCCAGCAATGAAATTTTCACCTGCGGCAATACATACCGTAACGTAGGCGCTTTGCGTAAAATACAAAACGATACTGTTATATTTGAAAAGGTTTCTGCATCACTCACCTCTCTTTCACTGAAGTCTTTGGATTTTCCGCCAAATTCTGATCATGGTCGCGCAGTGGGGGCAAACCAAATTTTACACAGATACGAACCCGCGATAGTAACGGGTATAAATTCCTACAGAACTGGCACTAATGGCGATACCATTTGTGTGACTTGGACAACCACAAAAGAAAACAACATCAGTAAATGGGAGGTATGTACATCAGGATTAATTGCACAAGATATAGGTAGGCCTACAAGTGTTGATCTTGAGTCACACCCTGCTGGTTATACATACACTTTGGGCTTCCATAGTTGGCATGTTCTAGTTGATTCTTTGGTGCGTGTATTTTATATTACTGTACGAGCCACCTGCAAAGACGGGACTGTTTTAAATTTTGGTCCGATACTTGCGACAGAGAGATTCGGTTCCACAAGTCTTGAACCAGTTGTGATTGATAATGTTGTGGATGTATCAATTGTGACACGACCACAATTAAAAATAAAATGGTATCCAGCGACAACAGAAGCTTCTATTCTGCGCTCTTTGACGCCTGATGGACCCTGGGTGCCTTGTGGACGCGCTGTGGGTATTGCTTGTACAACATATGTAGATACAACAGTGCCATTATTTGATAAGCCCATTTTTTATATTGTGCAAAGAAATAGTAGTGATGGCAATACTTCCTGCCCAAGCAATGTTATGTCCGGTATAGCCAAAGACAATCTTGCTCCTGACACACTTGCCGCGCCAACCGGGGGTTTCAACATAGGCGACAGCATATTTACCCTTAATTGGAATAAATCCATCGCTGCCGATTTCGGCGGCTACTGGGTATGTCCGGAACCGGTGGGCGTGTTTGGTGCAAAGCTCAGCGGCATAGACCCCGGCAGTTACGAGCCGGATGCCTACTATGTTTCCCACTCCTCGCCCATAGAACGCAACCAGTGGAAATGGCGGGTGCCGGATAATTTGGTTGGTGAGCAACTTATATTCTCGGTAACTGCAATGGATCGTTCGGGCAACATTGCCCCCTGGAGCGGCCAGGTGACCATCAATACCAAAGCTCTTACCAATTCAAATACCGCACTATCAACCGCATATAATAACGGCAAGCACCTGCTTTACGACAGTAAGGGTTATTTGAATTTGGTTTACTCCTCCGGCGATTCGGTTATATATCAGCAAAGCTGGGACGACGGCCTGACCTGGACGCCTTCTTCGGGCTTTGCCTCGGGTGGTACTAAGCCGGTGCCGGTTGTCGGTTATTACGGAACAGACACCACCATGACCTGGAAGGCCGAAACACCAGGTGCAGGATGGGTTCTTAAATCCGCCAAGAGAGTGAACAA is a window from the Candidatus Edwardsbacteria bacterium genome containing:
- a CDS encoding tetratricopeptide repeat protein, whose product is LCATGLVKATALKGPLSLDVQEQVMDPVKAGLELIKKDQLEKAIEAFSDILQKDPDSPLAHLYLAEAYFKTESFDEAIMEYKLASQGRDDNPEINYCLGFAYAKIGRLELAVERWERFLSFSHEDKRAGKIRELVDLAVKWAEGLEEKAAIADGRQTMAGFDKPAEPAPELSPEVKAWLERMKKLKERRLPIAGE
- a CDS encoding helix-turn-helix transcriptional regulator; this translates as MDALIKLIGGNIKKIRKAQGLTQEKLGKKAGYDYRYIGFLEQSRVNPTVRTLEKVAAALNFSLRDLFPKNSEMESGKKGAPPKATEREIIMAHIMKDLNKADEKTLGSINRIIKITVSKKK
- a CDS encoding GIY-YIG nuclease family protein; its protein translation is MKLDIIWEKPVYLRHVTNESLIYTLNLDKLPDKPGIYIFARHWGKSYEALYVGKTNNLQGRIHGHLNNLKLMRHLENAKNGKRVIIIGQPNLRPGQKLKNVLITLERAFIRHFLAEGHDLVNQQGVRIRRHEINSEGVIRKSFIPTMMYLEKGKGE
- a CDS encoding tetratricopeptide repeat protein; translation: MSSDSVKNFSDQVVDDPSSLLFGSLADFYRENGLYQEAINICLTGLESHPDNIEGRLVLAQCYKGINDTEKARTELTKILSVRPENSLAKKVLAELDKPGESEPPETAVTRTEEAPIPPEKIEIEIPVIEEPRAPENISEAANPAEPALADPADFHKGAQAMMALAAEATEKPKMEFVPPEPAVEIGPEETSVEAAPDKTAKPPAEADPKTMNAYGRILNEIIQTPQVFASLLVDESGYPVASAFAPQSAGVDEESSGALSSLVFSTATQVMQKVKLGELERVVIDTRNEKIFLNRVGGQVLMVTAESSAKTGLVAVNVKRAIERIKNL
- a CDS encoding roadblock/LC7 domain-containing protein — encoded protein: MKNILNQINDIPGVRGSLVIDKEGLVIASNIMSGLEERTISAMVASIFNQVVKSLAQGKEEQIYGVQLLASEGNIIFLCAQHCILIVITEAGANIGLVSIKMKASLEHLMDML
- a CDS encoding gliding-motility protein MglA, with the translated sequence MSLINYSSKEITCKIVYYGPGRCGKTTNLQYIYSKIPDVKRSSMVSLATEKDRTLFFDFLPLELGDIAGYKTRVQLYTVPGQVFYNSTRKLVLQGADGIVFVADSQVDLWQENMESLANLRDNLGILGMDINKVPMVMQYNKRDMPNIVPVPEMDHALNLRKVPHYEAVATTGAGVFDTLKAVSALVLQSLSAKYRR
- a CDS encoding tetratricopeptide repeat protein; this translates as MAIKGSFKEVSLPDVLQLLAVGRKTGCLKVTDGSNFGSVFFNEGKICFANLLNRPDRLGDRLFSRGLITSRNLQDALDLQQQEGGTRRLGGILLEMGLIKQPDIEADISGQIEDTIFYLLRWIDGEFFFEPDSLPEGETILVSLDAINLLLEEARRVDEWRTLEKKLPTPQTVLERVMMDLAKQEELNLNSEEKQVLSLIDGYRSLAEIMETSALGEFLTSKIVYGLLLAGLAKRGSEKSKQAASWNLNIIDDHGNLGMAFYRTQMYDEATREYRRIIEIRPDHYEARFYLGLIHFRKAEYAEAATEFLEAIAVEPKKAAAYNNLGLSLEMMGEREDAARQYRKAVELSPEKAMPRINLACLFCGDDENDSAQEQLNRIDPATDKPLLATFLAGLIALRNHDPEQAYKLWSSIENSNKPNHVLQNNLGALMQAKGQDEEAERYYNAALKARSDDRKILRNLLELYYKNGMIAQSIETLSRMAELDMLDPQDMARLGNLYLKQGQKDLAGKWWRKTLEADPDNQMVKRNLALMDKNAFAK
- a CDS encoding protein-glutamate O-methyltransferase CheR, which codes for MLSPSNITDPELLALANKILADSGFDIRQYKERPLKRRLAVRMRSCQVSSYEEYQQKLKDDPGEYTKLLDTLTINVTKFYRNAETYLTVFDRVLPIILEESKNCPVQIWSAGCSSGEEPYSLAIMWREFSQARGLVKDCNIYATDIDLQILGKAKAGIYPRSSMDEIPQNLIGKYFEARDDKYHISSQIKDMVQFEKLDLFSRYPYSELDLIFCRNVLIYFSRQTQEDIFYKFAKALRADGFLVLGKVENMFGQMKDTFVSFDIKERIYRAVK
- a CDS encoding chemotaxis protein CheD yields the protein MSDQLIVKIADYKVAKSPAIITTHGLGSCLAITIYDPQMKIGGLAHVMLPDPDLARNQSNPAKFVTTALKELILALEGMGCSRIRMVSKLVGGANMFSKLLNSGKTSYSNIGQRNTLQAKQELNNYGIPIVAEDTGADYGRSVEFLTSSGTVVVHSFRAGLKEL